The Oryza glaberrima chromosome 5, OglaRS2, whole genome shotgun sequence DNA segment TTTTGTATTCTCGATGGTTTCCTGAAGATTTGCACCGTATAATATCCTAATCTGAGCCTGGTAGCTCTTTGCACTATCCGATCGGTAGACGTTTCGTAGCAACCCCAATTTCGCATAATTGAGCTCGGCAGTATGATCTTAATTCGACTTATTTCGGTTTAGTCTAATGGGGAGAGGGTAGATTGGAGTAACTATGCGAAAAAACGCATCCGCTCGCAAAATATCCCATTTTTCTCTCGTAGCGAaacctggttttttttttatcaaaggtAATAATAACAGCACGATTCTTGTTAacatttgggggggggggggggtggtgaaCAGGTAAACTGTCATTTTTAATCCAAAGTGCACGAGGAAGTCAGTCCTGCTTGCTATTTTATGTTGCATGTCTGATCGAAATGAATGATTGCATATGTTTTATTCCCTTTTCTATTTTTCTCGCTCAAATTCCTGATAGAATTGACAAAATGGATGTGTTTATTATAGCTTTTTTGCTTTTTATATATCACAATTGCAACTTCTTTCTAGTCTGCTCTGTTCATATATTTTCATCCGTAGTTACCATATACTGAGCTGATGCTGTGGTTTATCTGTTGCTTATTTAAGGCGTTTTTTAACTTCACAATGAAGCTGATCGCTGCCTACCTGCTCGCTGTTCTGGGTGGAAACACCTCTCCATCTGCTGATGACATTAAGAACATTCTGGAATCAGGTATTTCTGTTGTGCTGCACATAAGCATACTTTCCTTGCTCTGGAAGTTCTCTCAGTCAGCATGATGATAGTTTTACTGGATGTAGCATCGACGAATCCATACTTATTTTTATTGTACAAATTCAAAACAGCTAGAACTTAGGCTGTCCCGGTGTATATTCTTATTGTTATGATTAATACTATATGGGATAGTTAGAAATATGAAAGACGTTTACATAATATGCCTACTACTGGAGAACTGATGTAAAAAGAAATGTAGTCTTGTTAACCTGTACACATATTCATGGTGACAAATTTTTTGACTTTCTTTACAGTTGGCGTTGAAGCTAATGACGAGAGGCTGGAGTTCCTGCTCTCAGAACTGGAGGGCAAGGACATAACAGAAGTGATTGCCGCTGGAAGGGAGAAGTTTGCTTCTGTGCCctcaggtggtggtggtggcataGCTGTGGCAGCTCCTACAGCTGCAGGTGGCGGTGCAGCACCTGCTGAAGAGGCAAAGAAAGAGGAGAAGGTCGAAGAGAAGGAAGAGTCTGATGATGTAAGTATTATCCACCAGGCGTTGGTGCCACATGTTAATTTACTTTTGCACGCTGCTTTAGAACTAACTTAGGTGCCTATAGCAGATATTCAGTTTATTCACAAATCAGTAACCTACATAGCACTATAGTTTGTTACCATTGCCAGAAGTGCCTTCTGTGTGAAAATTGCTATTTCTGCAACTATCAGTACTTAATTAGACTGGTTTCATACATTCATAAGTATTGTGGATCCTTCATTACATGCTTTAACTCTTAACATGAAAATGTAGTTTATGCCATATTATTTGTCGAGCTATTTAATTCattttgttatttaattacAACCATCTTACTGATTGTTTTTGTCAATGAACTTACTGCAGGACATGGGTTTCAGCTTGTTTGACTAAGTACCTTCGGCTGCATATTTACCCCCGTTCACCCCAGTATCTTTCTGCATTGCTTGCTTTATCACTATGTGCAAAAATGAGCAATGTGATGGCTCTATGTGTTTCTGCTATTTTTTGGTCGAGACTGTATATGTCTAGTATCCTAAGAAGTTTAATGTAAAATTTCAGGGAACTGGTCAAAACATGTAATGTTTGCTATCGTGAGTTAGCATTATCTACTCTCACCGCAATGTGCTCTGCtgttttttgtttcatttgGATGACGCTAAATTGGTTCGTCATTAATTAAATAACCCTAGAATCCTGGAAAACGCTCACGATGATGAATCAGAAGCTGTTGCTCGGTGGAGGTTTGATATAACCAAACACCAGTAATCTTGTAAGTATGCCCTTATTACATTATTATGAAGAGATGTGACGAcgtcaataataataatagtaacaCTAGGACTAAAATTTATTATGTTAATCACGAAAAGAAATATGCATTTTTTCATAACGTTTTCCGACAGCGTTTGTGGATATTTGTTACTCATTTCGTCATAAACAGTTGTTACTACTGTCTTCTTAGAAGAACCAGCGAAAATATGTACTGCAAACCACATATATAGTGGAAACTtgaaaactaccgttggatcaagAAATGGATGTTCGAGATTCGCCCACATCaccataagttaaaatttaagtCGCAGATTCACtaattagttaaaattttactaggagttaaattttaactcacggtgacgtggacgaatctcggacgtttATTTCTCGATCCAATAGTAGTTTTCAAGTTTCTACTACATATATGGTTTGCAAGTACAAATTTTCCCGAAGAACCACACATGTGATACATAAGTTCTTGAACGACGGTTGTCCATCTCATAGTGCCATTTTGGACCCAAGGTCTTTATCGTTGCCCTTTGGTCTTGTTCCCCCTCTTAGGGCATAACCAACGCTCCAGCGTGAAACGTGGTCTCCCCTCACCCGAGAGGAATATTTCCGCCAGCTCGGACGGGACCACACCCTAGCAGAAATGCGCGACCCCCAGCAAAGGTTCACGTGGATTTGTCAGAGTGGAGCGAGGAACGGGCGAGAAGCTGCGTTGGGAGAGGCCTCGTCTCGTGCCGTCACCCCGGACGTTGTGGCCAACTACCTATTGTGCCAAGGGCGAAGGTGGCGaggggggagaagaagatggcgccgccacggcccgatccgccaccaccgtcgctcGATCCATCACCGCTGCCTCGATTCGACGCCGTGGCGTCAGTCCGTCCCTACCGCCGCTTGATCCGGTGTCGCCGCctcgatccaccgccgccgtgccgtcgccgccacctcgaTCCGGCAGCACCGCGCCTTGAGCAGGAGGTGTCAATTGGCAACTACTCTAATAGTTAAGGTGTCAACTACGTCTTGACGTCCTGGCCTCATGGGCACCTGACGTGAGATGTATAGACGGTTGAACGTAACTTACAAACAACGTACCAGTACTAATGTGCATAGCAAATAAATGATGTCCCGTACGATCTCAAGAGATGTTTAACGAGGCTACTACAGCCGTAATGGCGTTTAGCTTTCGTTTTGTGCACGGCGGGCGAGCTGCCCGTGAAGTCGTAGCTATTCTCGCTTCCTCGGATCCACCGAAGAGCCGAAATGCGTCCGTACGGGGTGGAGTCTGTGTACCAGCGCACCCGTACCGCACGTTGCGGGGCTTGCAAGGCACGCGCTCATGTCGTCAGATCGGCGGCACACTACACTGCTGGAGGTGGTCAGGTGGAGGCATCGGTCGCCACGACGTGCGATTTCGTCGAGTCGTCACGGAGAAGGAGGCGCGCGGGGCGAGCGGTAAAGCGTACGGGGGAGCAAAGCACGCACCGTCACGTACTCACGTGATCTCGTGGGGGCGGACACAACCAACGACACCGCGCACGCACCCGtcgcggcacggcacggcagaCGGCAGTGGCCGGTGAGTGACACTGCgcgacaaaaaagaaaagaggcgCACCGGCCGGTCTGGCACAGAATCACATACTACACCACATCGCGCTGTCGCCGCGGACCGGAGAGGCGGCCACTGTAATGCCGTGCTGAGAAGGCAGCGGAGACGGAGAGGAGGGttcgagatggcggcggcggcggacgcgacgacggcgatgaccatCGACTTCCTCCGCGCGCGCCTCCTCTCCGAGCGCTCCGTCTCCCGCGCCGCCAAGGAGCGAGCCGACCAGCTCACCAAGCGGGTGCGCGCGTGTGCTGCACCCGTCGCTACGCTAGCTAACTCTCCCTCTCGACCGCATTTTCTCTCCGGCTCACGGCggtgtcgctgctgctgctgcaggtggcggagctggaggagcagatacgggcggtgacggcgcagCGCCGGAAGGCGGAGCGTGCCGCGGGGGAGGTGCTCGCCATCCTCGAGTCCCAGGGCCTCGCGCGCTTCTCCGACGCCGCGGATTCCGGTTCTGGTTCCGACGATGAGGACGGCCTCGAGTCCGCCGAGAGCGGCGGCAAGGCTCGTGGGGAAGCGGAGGATGCGCTGTCGGGGTCAGAGCTTGGAGACACTGttaatgcggcggcggcggcggcggccggggggcTGTCGTGGAAGGGCCGCGCCGTGAGCCACGAGTCGCagaggcggcagcagcagcaactgaAAGGCAGGCATCTCAGGCAGAGGAATAGCCATAGGAGAGGCTACTTTTACTTGCTGGCCGCGGATTCGTCGCCCAAGTACCAGCCGGGGCAATCGTGCCGGAAGGTCAAGAGGAAGGAGCTGAGGTCCATGCACTGAAAATTACCCAAATTTGCGATAATTGTTCATCCCTATCTGCGCATTGCTAATCTGACATAAATGTAGCTGTACTGCATTTTCAGGTTTCATACTGAAGGAAACGAGGGGAAGGACAATGCCATGGAAAGTACTGAGGAGGGGCAGGAGAGATCAGATTGTACTGTCTGTACTGATGAGCAGCCTGATATTGATGGTGAGGTGAGCCAAGATGGGCAGGGCTCTTGTGGCGATGGAAGAGACGGAGATAATGACGATCGATATTCTGTGGAGTATGAGAAGGATGGGGAGATGGAGAGAGTTCTTGAAAAGCAAGCAGAGTTAATTGGGCAATACGAGGCAGAAGAATATGCTCAGAGGGAGTGGGAGAAGAAATTCAACAATTGCCGAGATTCAACTGCGGTATGCACTGTCCTTCTCAATCTCACAAAATGCTGTTTCATATAGGCATAAGATCTGTTtaacaaaataacaaaatatCATGTATTTGGTGGTTCAGGGTTATTTTAGCTTCTTAGATGGATGCCAATATGCTGATAACCATATAATTTCTTTTGTTAGAGATACTTGCTGTCGATGTTTTTATCTGTATACTTGCTATCAATATAGTAAACCAAACAATTTTCCTTAACTTTGTTTTTCTCGAAGCTGTTGAACTTGTAGTTGACtggataaaaattaaaatatctaaaattattgttattttgacttgtacatttgtgttcTGATTTCCAGGGTGATGTTGAGCTAGGCAATATACTAAATCAAATTGAAAAGGCTTGTGAGCAGAGGGACAGAGCTGCTCAGATCAAGGATAAAGAAGTTTCTGAAGTGGGAGGGCCAAGTGACAAAAATCTCTTTGCCGATGACAGCCCCTCTGCATGTTTGTCAACTGATTCTGTTTTCGGACTGCCCCCAAATGCACCAGAAGAAAATGCTATTAAGCATTGCAAAGTTACTGAGTGTGATCATGATTTTGGGGAAGCTACTTCAACAGTTGTTTCAGTTGATAGTGGCCCACAGGCTAGGAAGGATGAGTCGGTAAACAAAAGTTTCACTGAAATTATTGAAGGAAGTGGGAATAATATAGCGAAGTCGTCCTCTTCACTACAAGGAAACTACGATAGCAGCCAAAATGCAAGGCATAATGAAGATCAGGTAGATGAAAGCTCAGACAGTGGTCCAGGCTACCATGTAAATGCTTGCTCTTATGAGCACTACATCAACACACCATCATTCGCAAGCCGATCAAGTGACACCCCTAAAAGCAAAGTCTCTGAATGGAGCTCATCATGCTTTCACAACCACACTGATAACCAGATTGACACACAGATGCATCAACCTTCAAGTGATGGTGTGGGAGGTGTTTTGGAGGCCCTTCAACGTGCCAAGATGTCCCTTAGAGAAAAGCTGAGCAAACCAAGTCCACCTAGCCTGGAAATGTTGGCACTTCCAGCACCAGAGTATCACTACGCAACGGATGATTCGCCAGTCAGAGACACAGAGCTTTCACTTTGCATGTCAACGTTTCCTAGCCAGGAAATATTGGCGCTACCAGAACCAGCAGAGTATCGTAGCAGGATCATACCACGGGATGACGTGAAAGTGCCGGTGGGCCTTGCTGGTTTGTTCCGGTTGCCAACAGACTCTTTTGCTCAAAATGAGTTGTGTTCAGCTGATGGCTATCGTTCAAGGTTCAGTTTGACAGCAACAAGTCGGGAAAACCTCTCAAATCATTTCAGGGCAAATCTGTCACTTTCACGATATGGCTCCGAGTTCTCACCGGATCCTTGTTTCAGCGCTCGTAATTCTATGTTGCTGTCGACACCAACTTTTGGTGGATGTAGCAACCCAATGTCAGATTTCAGAGTAGGCGACGCTTATTTCCCCTCTGAAGTTCCAAGGTCTAGCAATAGAAGAGGGATGCCTTCTGGAGATCAAGGGATGCTGTTCCATTATGCTGGCGATTACAGCTCGAATAAGTGGACGTTATAGCTATGCATTCTTAGAAATCATAGTATAGTCCGAGTTATGATGCTTTTTGTAGTATCAATTCTGCCTACGGATTGACAGTGACGTATCACATCTAATATTCCAATCTATGAATAATTTGTGCTTATAAGCAGCAGTTTTATCTGATATTCTCTCTGATATGCCCTCGTAACAAGGTACTCTGATATCAGTAAAGTTCAACATGACATCATCTTCCTCGCAAATGAAGCTTTTTCATCTTCCTCATTCCTCACTGTCTGGCAACACCAAATACCAATCCATCGTGGCAGGTATTTTTCTCTGTCCCTTGCATTCATGTGCATTTATAGGTTTTTTTTGTCCTTCAGATCATGTAGTTTTAAAGGTAAAGGGATCTGTTTCATGATACAGCACCCGCTTGCTTGCTTCCTGAGCAATCTTAATTTGCTCGTGTAGCAACTCATGACAGTGTTAAGACATATTTTGTTTCACAACCGTACACGTTGTTGGTCATTATCATTGCAACACCGCGCTAATGTTGATCATTGTCATCATGGTTTTGGCCAACTGGAAAACGGCGAGTTTGTTAGCTATCATACACTAATGTTCCCTGCTGTAAAAATGGAAACCTCTCAGAACTGATGGCTGACCAGATAAATTAATCACCATCCTAGTAAGTAGTGACTAATTGAGATGCTAAAATGACCAATGCCATTCATATATCCAGACAATAGAATCTTGTAAAacagcatgaaaaaaaattaaacaacattATGCCATTGATCTCAAATCACTCCTTagagggtgtgtttgaggaggagattggggagattgggaagatacgcaaaacgaggtgagccattagcgcatgattaattgagtattaattattttaaatttcaaaaatggattaatatgattttttaaagcaactttcctatagaaaatttttgcaaaaaacgcactgtttaatagtttgggaagcgtgcgcgcggaaaatgtcacgcccggaatttctatccaaaattctaaACGCTTatatgtgtgtgaaccctcgtccaggaatcagccgaggcacacaataataaattgataatagagtacaattattactctaattaataagcgaataaaatgtcattacagaggtagatagttcctctcaatcaataaagatctaagcagcggaaaataagataaacggcgcagatgactccactccacaggcagcttgaccagggctacacctaatcctccacaccatcagcatcactgtagaactcctcctctgatgaatgattgcaaggtgagtatatgacatactcagcaagccacgcagtaaatatgcaagtgcacaggataacgaAGGATGgtatagtagggtttcatttgcataaacagcatttaataaacatttcagaatttaataaaacagttaagtaataattaaacaatattaatccaacgctatacaacataccctgttgcataggcccaaccattctgaacaaccatcccggatgcacagttctatctccaaaccaggaatataccattccaaaccaggagctaatcaaattattaccaattatagcatcttttattatgatgagaggtgtgaaactaatcacgaaagacattgttagacccgcccataaccgcgggcacggctattcgaatagttttactctagccagaggtgtaccactgtacccacaagacacagccccacaacatgtcaagacacagccccacaacatgtcaccatgcgccttaataccaccacggtacctcggaaaggagctgtgacaatacccctcacacaacacaatccaccacagcgcaccattcctggatcataatcacccccttataaacaaggcatggactccccagcgacccccgtgggcttatctccgccacttctcagtctggtgctccgcaatgaaccatgctatacaaaaggtaaagccgttgcccacgctggcttgtggttggcacggttaatgtttcacaaccgaaactcgtgaaccggtccttaattgtcatgagcacaaccatcaaaaccatgtgctcacaacccacctttatcaagttttagttggcaatgtaattaattaactaatcacgattgaccatcgtgagctatcattaagccatcattaaataatagtgaatcacaaattatcccaatagtgtgcttatgtttctaagcatggctaagcaatcataactaatatctagctgaaccaatatataaagcccaactagtcaagttataataacccaaggtatcaaggaataaagtaatcaagaacaaaagggctataacaaacaataggttaattccacccaatgacatttgaaaataaatgcaatagttgaatagaaacaatagctttaaacgggatcaacatgctcaaagagttgtttgggatctgtgtgacttgccttgctggccttgcaactcttcaaattcttctcctgcaaactcagactctccgggaacgtcggaatctaaagagaaaagagcaagatcacccaaacagcacataaacaagcatgaacagtacatgtggatatttttaacatgtagatctcaattttagaaaaatttagagacttgaataaactaaatccgagctaagatgaattagttatgaattttcaaagattaaatcggattaaaacacttatatggattttaattgaattatgacgcaataatgaattatttttgaaaaggaaaagggaattattgcgtcagcggctagggttagcggtggaccgggtgcacggcgacggttcacgagaacggatggccgagatcgatccaacCAAAAACGGATggccaagatccatcggtccaccgacggcggctcgggcgtgcatgctcgccggcgaacgacggcacgacagcgcgaacagaggacaccaacacgtagagggcgacgcggcgaactcaccggtgaccaaagcgacggcggacgatgaccggacgacgtcggtgACGAGGAAAAGGCGGCGGCACCCTTCGgcttgatgacggcgacggtgctccggcggttgacagcgacggtgaaggggcggacgaggacggcgacgcgatggcgacCACGATAgcgacctccccgagcgacggcgacgactggagcgacggcggcgcacggctggagcggcggcgacgacggcggcgcgaggtctcacggggctagggcgctacggacgacgagagacgaaggcaagggtggcgacgggtagcggcgggcttgggggtccttttataggggttggaaggcggcggcgaaggcccacggcgaccggcgacgcgaaggaaagtttagggttcggaggagagagttcggtccgaatcgaactcgaatccacggatttccaaacgaaattagccgacgattccataagagaaaagatagaggggatcccggggatcatttcccctctattaatttcaccggaaacggaaaggggcggctggatttggaaggagacgacggcagCGCAGCGCTAaggttcgggcggcggccggccggaggtagacgacaggcctgacaggtgggccccacctgtcagcggcagcgagcgcgcacgggcggctcggcttgacttgggccgacttgggccgcggaggagagagggttttgggccgactttcggcccaaagccaaaagagacttttaaaaatctttttccatttaaattattcatgaaatgcaattccatttattaaaaatacttccttggctcaaataaatcccagaaaaatctaggaattatagaatcaagcaaagtatttaatgaaattttatctggctccattttatattggaatttattatttaaaattagatcttctcttctaggcttttaaaatcatttctaataattccaattaaacaacaatttatatatttaggatttttagggtgtgacagaaaACGAGGTGCTTTCTCACCCTATATCACACAAACGAACGAGGTGCTGAAAATCCTGTTGATATGACGGTCTGTAATAGTAGTATGTACACAGGGAAGCAGCAAATAATGAAAATCAAAGTCATATCATCAATATGAAGGTACTACCTGCTATAAGTTCTGAAAAACTAACATGTCATGAGAACAGATGGTATACACAACAAGAAGATACCGTTACATTGACAAGGTCTCTTGGCAAGCTAGTTGAATGGATAAAGCAAATGAAAAGTGAATAAGATACACCAAagccacagaaaaaaaaacggaaTGATATTCTACGCCCATGTTAACTGATAGATGATGATCCGCATCCGACCTGCCCCAGAGGTGCATATGAAATATTGGTGCTTTCTCGTGCCCAATTGGCTCCCACATCTTAAAATTAACTGTTTCCAACTCCACTGTTTATTTCCTAGAAGAATGGCTATCGTCCTGCAGGAACTAATATGACCCATGCACAGATCGAGAGCTGATGTAATCACCATCAACATTATTTTATAGAATTGATATGTCCCTGTTGAAATCAGTGTGTTTGCTCAGTTGCTGCTTTTTTAGAGGATCTTCGCAGTTTGCTTGCTGCAAGGTGGAAATGGGGGCATAGAGGCCTTGGTGCCCTAGTTTCCATGTTGAATCCTCTCACACAGACAAATCCTGCATTGCATTTTAGTGCATGTTAATGAGACACCATATAAAGTATAAGACACAGCTGAAATGAAAACCCCAACAAGAGGATATGCCCTAACTTATATCTGCATCCTGAAATGACGACTTTTTCCACCTAACTAAACCAAATTGGaagctatatgtatgctaacaCCCTTATtaactcagaaaaaaaaagggggttaGTCATGGTAGCAGTATCTTTGCCTCTTTGGCACCATATAACTTACCAAATATATTATCAGTCAGTTATATTGGATGCTGGTGACTAATAACTGGAGAGacctttatttatttattgaagGAGGACACCTTTATCCATAGCACTAGGAATTAAAATGGACTCAGATATAGACTCTAACTGAACCAAATATTCAGGCTCCTTTTAGACCcttaatactactccctccgtcccataatacaagggattttgagtttttgattataatgtttgaccactcgtcttattcaaaaaatttgtgcaaatataaaaaacgaaaagttgtgcttaaagtattttggataataaagtcacaaagaaaaaaattataattctaaaattttttgaataagacgaatggtcaaacagtgcaaacaaaagctcaaaatcccttatattatgagacggggGGAGTAAGTTTTTGTGAAAAGTGTGTGGACACCTTGACACAATCACACGAATGCTATATAACTGTAGAAACATATTGTGATTATATGATGGCATCTGCATTCTGCAAATTGTTTGATCATATGAGGAAACAAGATATGCCCCAGAGGAGAATGCGCTGAAACAGCAAGTGAAAAAAATACTGTTAATACCTCTCCAGAAGCAGTGCTGTATTTCTTCAGTTGTTAGACCTAAAGAATGAAAATAACAGTTGTCGGTAAAGTTGCAGATAAGATTTCTTTGAGTCATTGTATGGGTGAATGGTGGTAACCTTTGAATATGGTTGGCACTGAAGTCCCAAAGTAAACCATGCGCCTATGCAAGTTCCATAACTGCTCCCTTGGGATATTTATGGGATTGTGGCTAGAACTGTGATCAGCAAAAACCTGCAAAAACAAATCCAGAAATCGTAAAGTCAACTCTATAAAGGCCCATGGATAGCAACTCTCCACTATCCTACTCATACTTTGACAGATATAACTCAGCATACCTCATTAACTTGAAAGTAAGTGCCATTAAGTGGAAAACTACCTCTCATGGCTGTTCGGCAAGGAACCTGTTCATGTTCCAGTAACCGTCATTAGTCAAACAATACTTGCAACTTCACAAACCAACAATGCATGATTGTATAGGAAACAGTCTGTTTTGCAATACTGAACTTTTCTGTTAGTCCAGAAACAACCCCAAAGCAGAAAACTGGACACAATTCAACCCAGAACCTGAAGTATCAAAACCATGCGCTTTTCAACCTTGTCTCAAATTTAAAGTGGCTTTGGACTACGTGTCCCTAATGTGGCAAAATGGCCCAAGGCTGAACCAggttttcaattttaaaattagtaAATGACataacaaaattgaaaaaaaaaatctcacttgCACTACAAAGTATTATAATGTTGACAAATTTGGTAAAGCAAAATAAGGTAAAATTGGATTCAAAAACCGTATAGCCTAGAAGAAATCACCATTTATAGCCTAGATAAAATGGGGCAGAGTTAAATAAAGTTTAATCGGACAGTAGAAAAAAATGTTGTCTACTTTCACCCACTAAATTTCGTGGGATAATAATACTTTACTTCAATCTTACCGATTTAtctgggttataaatacttcaCAGCGAAGTAAGATTATTCCAGAAAATTTTAAGTCGTCTACTAATAtaaaggagatgaaaaaaaaaatctaaaatctcAGACCACATCTCCTGGTTAAGAAACATCGCCCAAAGCTAATTCAGAATGACGTTGAGAAGTGATCGGCTTTGATTGTTGGTTAAATAGTGTACAGTTTAAAGGTTCAGAGAGGTTCTCTTTTATACTTCCACAAAAGTTCATATTAAGATGTGTTGTATAGCCGGAAACCCAAAATCTATGCTATTCTTATTGTTTAAAGTGAAGACAGTGGGCTATTTCATGCAAGAAAAGAGATTACACAGACAACAGAATAGCTTTGCTTGGCACTTTGTAAGCACTAGTTTTCATTAAAAGTCATCTTCAACATTTTCTTGAATTCCTGAATTCATTCCAATGTTTGgattataatgaatattttgTTTACTAGCTGACTAATGCAGAGGTTCAGCTCTTCAATGTTGATGATTGCTACATAATGTTGGTTGATTTACCAGAACCGTGCCTCTGACGTATCTATATTGGTTTTCTCGTTCAGATACACAGTTGTGGCACATCTCATTGCTGCATAAGCCACCTTCAGTTTGAGGATTGCAGCACGGTTTTGGTGCCTCCCTTGTGTCCTTTAGTTCATCTGCACAGTAGCCACATGACTCGACGAAAACCAGCACACACACACGGACAGTtataaatttaaagaaaaatgcaCTTGCCTGGTGTCCATATGGC contains these protein-coding regions:
- the LOC127775050 gene encoding 60S acidic ribosomal protein P2B-like; this encodes MKLIAAYLLAVLGGNTSPSADDIKNILESVGVEANDERLEFLLSELEGKDITEVIAAGREKFASVPSGGGGGIAVAAPTAAGGGAAPAEEAKKEEKVEEKEESDDDMGFSLFD
- the LOC127775194 gene encoding uncharacterized protein LOC127775194 encodes the protein MAAAADATTAMTIDFLRARLLSERSVSRAAKERADQLTKRVAELEEQIRAVTAQRRKAERAAGEVLAILESQGLARFSDAADSGSGSDDEDGLESAESGGKARGEAEDALSGSELGDTVNAAAAAAAGGLSWKGRAVSHESQRRQQQQLKGRHLRQRNSHRRGYFYLLAADSSPKYQPGQSCRKVKRKELRFHTEGNEGKDNAMESTEEGQERSDCTVCTDEQPDIDGEVSQDGQGSCGDGRDGDNDDRYSVEYEKDGEMERVLEKQAELIGQYEAEEYAQREWEKKFNNCRDSTAGDVELGNILNQIEKACEQRDRAAQIKDKEVSEVGGPSDKNLFADDSPSACLSTDSVFGLPPNAPEENAIKHCKVTECDHDFGEATSTVVSVDSGPQARKDESVNKSFTEIIEGSGNNIAKSSSSLQGNYDSSQNARHNEDQVDESSDSGPGYHVNACSYEHYINTPSFASRSSDTPKSKVSEWSSSCFHNHTDNQIDTQMHQPSSDGVGGVLEALQRAKMSLREKLSKPSPPSLEMLALPAPEYHYATDDSPVRDTELSLCMSTFPSQEILALPEPAEYRSRIIPRDDVKVPVGLAGLFRLPTDSFAQNELCSADGYRSRFSLTATSRENLSNHFRANLSLSRYGSEFSPDPCFSARNSMLLSTPTFGGCSNPMSDFRVGDAYFPSEVPRSSNRRGMPSGDQGMLFHYAGDYSSNKWTL